The Helicobacter pylori genome includes a window with the following:
- the tnpA gene encoding IS200/IS605 family transposase: MSNAVLYKSNHNVVYSCKYHIVWCPKYRRKVLVGAVEMRLKEIIQEVAKELRVEIIEMQTDKDHIHILADIDPSFGVMKFIKTAKGRSSRILRQEFNHLKTKLPTLWTNSCFISTVGGAPLNVVKQYIENQQNSNRPKQKEKWKSYVDNLQTKAL, encoded by the coding sequence ATGAGTAACGCTGTTTTATACAAAAGCAATCATAATGTTGTCTATTCTTGCAAATACCATATCGTGTGGTGTCCTAAATACAGGCGTAAGGTCTTAGTGGGAGCTGTAGAAATGAGATTGAAAGAAATCATTCAAGAAGTGGCTAAAGAATTAAGAGTAGAGATTATAGAGATGCAAACCGATAAAGACCATATCCACATTTTAGCTGACATTGATCCAAGCTTTGGAGTGATGAAGTTCATTAAAACCGCTAAAGGTCGTAGCAGTAGGATATTAAGACAAGAATTTAACCACTTAAAAACAAAACTACCTACTTTATGGACCAATTCCTGTTTCATTTCAACAGTGGGGGGTGCGCCTTTGAATGTTGTCAAACAATACATTGAAAACCAACAAAACAGCAACCGCCCTAAGCAAAAAGAAAAATGGAAAAGTTATGTTGATAACCTACAAACAAAAGCTCTATAA
- a CDS encoding competence protein ComB, with translation MKLVGISVSNLKEISSKEKFLWLNAKSFLIAGFIPFVMIPWLDFLNSLMLYVCFLLVFSIAEFFDEDISDILIAHSKIKTKTNSFYA, from the coding sequence ATGAAATTAGTCGGCATTTCAGTTTCTAATCTCAAAGAAATCAGTTCTAAAGAAAAGTTTCTTTGGCTCAATGCTAAGAGCTTTTTAATCGCAGGATTTATTCCTTTTGTAATGATACCTTGGCTAGATTTTTTAAATTCTTTAATGCTGTATGTGTGCTTTTTATTGGTTTTTAGCATAGCGGAGTTCTTTGATGAAGATATAAGCGACATTTTAATCGCCCATTCTAAGATTAAAACCAAAACTAATTCATTTTATGCTTAA
- a CDS encoding TrbC/VirB2 family protein — MKKLSHFRKLIAFLGFSPLLLQADMTTFFNSIEQQLTSPTAKGILMVIFLGLAIFIWKNLDRWKEILMTVLAIAIGAAIFFKAPALANWFMSIF, encoded by the coding sequence ATGAAAAAATTAAGTCATTTTAGAAAGCTCATCGCCTTTTTAGGTTTTTCACCACTTTTACTACAAGCGGATATGACTACCTTTTTTAATAGTATTGAACAACAACTCACTAGCCCCACCGCTAAGGGTATTTTGATGGTCATTTTTTTAGGGCTTGCTATTTTTATATGGAAAAATTTAGACAGATGGAAAGAAATCTTAATGACAGTCCTTGCTATTGCCATAGGCGCTGCAATCTTTTTTAAAGCCCCAGCCTTAGCTAATTGGTTTATGAGTATTTTTTAA
- a CDS encoding integrase has translation MAKTLKPNLDKDELNTLYRANLAYTKNTHEHFFKTKKDLDYKIFNPSIMHEQSFISFVGGQGAKRLLDMLYKLAFNAKSNKIALDRHYAKMFLQVVARTLRKNVNILEEQGFIEVIKGKQRYLYVYLKDYRELEGYNYVEANQKNNIPSPFFLQIMRFLEKFAKEIKRVTINKKECIMHIPSQEFMQKTNNVVLKFTPISNPNTTYTLIYKDLTNKDIPSNLCFYQTAIVKKNLLKALKDIECVGEPINSSPKASNYFQESA, from the coding sequence ATGGCAAAAACTTTAAAACCAAATTTAGATAAAGATGAGTTAAACACACTCTATAGGGCAAATCTTGCTTATACTAAAAATACGCACGAACATTTTTTTAAAACTAAAAAAGATTTAGACTACAAAATATTTAATCCTAGCATTATGCATGAACAAAGCTTTATCAGTTTTGTGGGCGGACAAGGGGCTAAACGATTACTAGATATGCTCTACAAACTCGCATTTAATGCTAAGTCTAATAAGATTGCTCTAGATAGACATTACGCCAAAATGTTTTTGCAAGTTGTAGCAAGAACTCTAAGAAAGAATGTCAATATATTAGAAGAGCAAGGTTTTATTGAAGTCATTAAAGGAAAACAAAGATACTTGTATGTGTATCTTAAAGATTACAGAGAATTAGAGGGCTATAACTACGTAGAAGCTAATCAAAAGAACAATATCCCATCGCCTTTTTTCTTACAGATTATGCGTTTCTTAGAAAAGTTTGCTAAAGAAATTAAGAGAGTAACAATCAACAAAAAAGAATGTATTATGCACATTCCTAGCCAAGAGTTTATGCAAAAAACTAATAATGTCGTTTTAAAATTCACGCCTATTTCTAATCCTAACACCACTTACACTTTAATTTACAAAGACTTAACCAACAAAGACATTCCAAGCAATTTGTGTTTCTATCAAACAGCTATTGTGAAGAAAAATCTCTTAAAAGCATTAAAAGACATAGAGTGTGTGGGCGAACCCATTAATAGCTCACCCAAAGCTTCAAACTACTTTCAAGAGAGTGCTTAA
- the sppA gene encoding signal peptide peptidase SppA, with protein sequence MWSFIQKIFKALIIAPLDFITKYFKSFVLLLIVLVFFSAKESAPSAPPNLAKLYLNGAIFSTEDFDKEVDKILKTPSIKGILLLIDSPGGAVSASVELSEKIADLKQKMPVLAYARGVMASGSYYAGMQASEVYASKASLIGSIGVIFSGANVENLLNKVGVATQGVHAGEYKEIGTFTRAWKPNEKDFLQNLVNEQYQMFVNDVAKARKLDAKDYKDFAEGKVFSAQKALKLKLIDKISTIKQAQNRLMELSKVKKAYWLEKSPMERFIEKATQSATNIITQAFGYQLLMR encoded by the coding sequence ATGTGGAGTTTCATTCAAAAAATCTTTAAGGCTTTAATCATCGCGCCTTTAGATTTTATCACGAAGTATTTCAAATCGTTTGTGCTGTTACTCATTGTATTAGTCTTTTTTAGCGCTAAAGAAAGCGCACCAAGCGCCCCGCCCAATCTCGCTAAACTCTATTTAAATGGGGCGATTTTTAGCACGGAGGATTTTGACAAAGAAGTGGATAAAATCTTAAAAACCCCTAGCATTAAGGGCATTTTACTTTTGATTGATTCTCCTGGTGGGGCGGTGTCAGCGAGCGTGGAATTGAGCGAAAAAATCGCTGATTTGAAGCAAAAAATGCCCGTTTTAGCGTATGCTAGGGGGGTTATGGCGAGCGGGAGTTATTATGCGGGCATGCAAGCGAGCGAAGTTTATGCCTCTAAAGCGAGTTTGATAGGATCCATTGGGGTGATTTTTTCGGGCGCGAATGTGGAAAATTTGCTCAATAAAGTCGGCGTAGCCACTCAAGGCGTGCATGCGGGCGAATATAAAGAAATAGGCACTTTTACTAGAGCATGGAAACCCAACGAAAAAGATTTTTTGCAAAATTTAGTCAATGAGCAATACCAAATGTTTGTGAATGATGTCGCAAAAGCCAGGAAATTAGACGCTAAGGATTATAAGGATTTTGCTGAAGGGAAGGTCTTTAGCGCTCAAAAGGCTCTAAAATTAAAACTCATTGATAAAATCAGCACGATTAAGCAAGCCCAAAATCGTTTAATGGAATTGAGTAAGGTTAAAAAAGCTTATTGGCTGGAAAAAAGCCCTATGGAGCGCTTCATTGAAAAAGCCACGCAATCAGCCACAAATATCATCACGCAAGCGTTTGGCTATCAATTATTAATGAGATAA
- the purU gene encoding formyltetrahydrofolate deformylase, with the protein MLEFILKIQARDSKGLVSAISTTIANKGYNIVKNDEFVDPLKQRFFMRLKIQKEIKPLNVEIKEQEERSLKTALFKALENFSELLIEVILTHKKNIILLATKESHCLGDLLLRVYGGELNAQILGVISNHEILRPLVEKFDIPYFYAPCVDQVLHEKEVLAIIKSLELKHKVSADLLVLAKYMRILSYDFTKRYENQILNIHHSFLPAFIGANPYQQAFERGVKVIGATAHFVNESLDAGPIIIQDTLPINHNYSVEKMRLAGKDIEKLVLARALKLVLEDRVFVHENKTVVF; encoded by the coding sequence ATGTTAGAATTTATTTTAAAAATTCAAGCTAGAGACTCTAAAGGTTTGGTGAGTGCAATAAGCACCACGATCGCTAACAAGGGCTATAACATCGTCAAAAATGATGAATTTGTTGATCCCTTAAAACAGCGCTTTTTCATGCGGCTAAAAATCCAAAAAGAAATCAAGCCCTTGAATGTTGAAATTAAAGAGCAAGAAGAGCGATCCTTAAAAACCGCTCTTTTTAAAGCCTTAGAAAACTTTAGCGAGCTATTGATTGAAGTCATTTTAACGCATAAAAAAAACATCATCCTGCTCGCTACTAAAGAGAGTCATTGCTTAGGGGATTTGCTTTTAAGGGTGTATGGAGGGGAATTAAACGCTCAAATTTTAGGCGTTATTTCCAACCACGAGATTTTACGCCCTTTAGTGGAAAAATTTGACATCCCTTATTTTTACGCGCCTTGCGTTGATCAAGTTTTGCATGAAAAAGAAGTTTTAGCAATCATTAAAAGCCTGGAATTAAAACACAAAGTGAGTGCAGACTTGCTCGTTTTAGCCAAATACATGCGCATTTTAAGCTATGATTTTACGAAGCGCTATGAAAACCAGATTCTCAATATCCATCATAGTTTCTTGCCCGCATTCATCGGGGCTAACCCTTACCAGCAAGCGTTTGAAAGGGGAGTGAAAGTCATCGGGGCCACGGCGCATTTTGTGAATGAAAGCCTTGATGCTGGGCCAATTATTATACAAGACACTCTGCCCATTAACCACAATTACAGCGTGGAAAAAATGCGCCTAGCGGGTAAGGATATAGAAAAACTGGTTTTAGCTAGGGCTTTAAAACTGGTTTTAGAAGATCGGGTGTTTGTGCATGAAAACAAAACGGTGGTGTTTTGA
- the hpnL gene encoding nickel-binding protein HpnL, with translation MAHHEQQHQAQQQQQQQANSQHHHHHHAHHHHYYGGEHHHHNAQQHAEQQAEQQAQQQQQQQAHQQQQKKAQQQNQQY, from the coding sequence ATGGCACACCATGAACAACAACACCAAGCACAACAACAGCAACAACAACAGGCTAACAGCCAACACCACCACCATCACCATGCACACCACCACCATTACTATGGCGGCGAACACCACCACCATAACGCGCAACAACACGCTGAACAACAAGCAGAGCAACAAGCTCAACAACAGCAACAACAACAAGCACACCAACAACAACAAAAAAAAGCACAACAACAAAACCAACAATATTGA
- the rsmA gene encoding 16S rRNA (adenine(1518)-N(6)/adenine(1519)-N(6))-dimethyltransferase RsmA, translated as MVVAKKSLGQHFLTDESFLDRIVNALPPLNPLKLIEIGVGLGDLTLKLLDRYPLKTYEIDSSLCEKMRSKLKAQKKPFGLELVEKDALFLKEEEPYFLISNLPYYIATRLVLNALKDPKCRGLLVMTQKEVALKFCAKDSQNALSVLTQAIGNATLLFDVPPSAFSPPPKVFSSVFEVIKEPLKEKALASLIQAPFFEEALQKGFETLEDFLKACFSSPRKTLSNNLKKSVSYREKLDKVLDFLALESQPTSVRASEIKDYLKLLNYLLKG; from the coding sequence ATGGTGGTAGCTAAAAAGTCTTTAGGACAGCATTTTTTAACGGATGAGTCGTTTTTAGACAGAATTGTTAATGCTTTGCCCCCCTTAAACCCACTCAAATTAATTGAAATCGGCGTGGGGCTAGGGGATTTGACTCTTAAGTTGTTGGATCGCTATCCTTTAAAGACTTATGAGATAGACAGCAGCTTGTGCGAGAAAATGCGATCCAAACTAAAGGCACAAAAAAAGCCTTTTGGATTAGAATTAGTGGAAAAAGACGCTCTTTTTTTAAAAGAAGAAGAGCCTTATTTTTTGATCTCTAATTTGCCTTATTATATCGCTACCAGGCTTGTTTTAAACGCACTCAAAGACCCTAAATGCAGGGGCTTATTGGTGATGACACAAAAGGAAGTGGCACTGAAATTTTGTGCTAAAGATTCACAGAACGCCTTAAGCGTTTTAACTCAAGCAATAGGGAACGCTACCCTTTTGTTTGATGTGCCGCCTAGTGCGTTTAGCCCGCCTCCAAAGGTGTTTTCTAGCGTGTTTGAAGTGATCAAAGAGCCGCTGAAAGAAAAGGCGTTAGCTTCATTGATCCAAGCACCATTTTTTGAAGAAGCCCTACAAAAAGGGTTTGAAACATTAGAAGATTTTTTGAAAGCTTGTTTCTCATCTCCTAGGAAGACGCTTTCAAACAATCTTAAAAAAAGCGTTTCTTATAGAGAAAAGCTTGATAAGGTGTTAGATTTTCTAGCATTAGAAAGCCAACCAACAAGCGTGAGGGCGTCTGAGATAAAAGATTATCTCAAGCTCTTAAATTACCTTTTAAAAGGCTAA
- a CDS encoding ribonuclease J: MTDNNHYENHENHENSSENSKAHHEVRAGAFERFANRKKRFRENAQKNAESSNHEVPSHHKKECHPNKKPNHHHKAKHTPQKTRNYAQEELDHNKVEGVTEILHVNERGTLGFHKELKKGVEANNKIQVEHLNPHYKMNLNSKASVKITPLGGLGEIGGNMMVIETPKSAIVIDVGMSFPKEGLFGVDILIPDFSYLHQIKDKIAGIIITHAHEDHIGATPYLFKELQFPLYGTPLSLGLIGSKFDEHGLKKYRSYFKIVEKRCPISVGEFIIEWIHITHSIIDSSALAIQTKAGTIIHTGDFKIDHTPVDNLPTDLYRLAHYGEKGVMLLLSDSTNSHKSGTTPSESTIAPAFDTLFKEAQGRVIMSTFSSNIHRVYQAIQYGIKYNRKIAVIGRSMEKNLDIARELGYIHLPYQSFIEANEVAKYPDNEVLIVTTGSQGETMSALYRMATDEHRHISIKPNDLVIISAKAIPGNEASVSAVLNFLIKKEAKVAYQEFDNIHVSGHAAQEEQKLMLRLIKPKFFLPVHGEYNHVARHKQTAISCGVPEKNIYLMEDGDQVEVGPAFIKKVGTIKSGKSYVDNQSNLSIDTSIVQQREEVASAGVFAATIFVNKNKQALLESSQFSSLGLVGFKDEKHLTKEIQGGLEGLLKSSNAEILNNPKKLEDHTRNFIRKALFKKFRKYPAIICHVHAT; encoded by the coding sequence ATGACGGATAACAACCATTACGAAAATCATGAAAACCATGAAAACAGCAGTGAAAATTCAAAAGCTCATCATGAGGTGCGAGCCGGAGCGTTTGAGCGATTTGCTAACCGCAAAAAGCGTTTTAGAGAAAACGCGCAAAAAAACGCCGAGTCTTCAAACCATGAAGTGCCTTCACACCATAAAAAAGAGTGCCACCCCAACAAAAAACCAAACCACCACCACAAAGCCAAACACACCCCCCAAAAGACTAGAAATTACGCCCAAGAAGAATTGGATCACAATAAAGTAGAGGGCGTTACGGAAATTCTGCATGTGAATGAGAGAGGGACTTTAGGCTTTCATAAGGAGCTCAAAAAGGGCGTTGAAGCGAATAACAAGATCCAAGTGGAGCATTTAAACCCGCATTATAAGATGAATTTAAACTCTAAAGCGAGCGTTAAAATCACGCCTTTAGGGGGCTTGGGCGAGATTGGGGGGAACATGATGGTCATTGAAACCCCAAAAAGCGCGATCGTGATTGATGTGGGCATGAGCTTCCCTAAAGAGGGGCTTTTTGGCGTGGATATTTTAATCCCGGATTTTTCCTACTTGCACCAAATCAAGGACAAAATCGCTGGCATTATCATCACCCATGCCCATGAAGATCACATAGGGGCCACGCCTTATTTGTTTAAAGAGTTGCAATTCCCCCTTTATGGCACGCCTTTAAGTTTGGGACTGATTGGGAGCAAGTTTGATGAACATGGTTTGAAAAAATACCGCTCGTATTTTAAAATCGTAGAAAAGCGTTGCCCCATTAGCGTGGGCGAATTTATCATTGAATGGATCCACATCACGCATTCTATCATTGACAGCAGCGCTTTAGCGATCCAAACTAAAGCCGGAACGATCATCCACACCGGCGATTTTAAAATCGATCACACCCCAGTGGATAATCTGCCCACTGATTTGTATCGTTTGGCACACTATGGCGAAAAGGGGGTGATGCTTCTTTTAAGCGATTCCACTAACTCCCATAAATCCGGGACTACACCGAGTGAAAGCACCATAGCGCCGGCTTTTGATACCCTTTTTAAAGAAGCGCAAGGGAGGGTGATTATGAGCACATTCTCTAGCAATATCCACCGGGTGTATCAAGCCATACAATACGGCATTAAATACAACCGCAAGATCGCTGTGATCGGGCGCTCTATGGAAAAAAACCTAGACATCGCCAGAGAATTAGGCTATATCCATTTGCCTTATCAATCTTTTATTGAAGCCAACGAAGTCGCTAAATACCCGGACAATGAAGTCTTAATCGTAACGACCGGCTCACAAGGCGAAACCATGAGCGCGCTTTATCGCATGGCGACTGATGAACACCGCCACATTTCTATCAAACCCAACGATTTAGTCATCATCTCCGCTAAAGCCATTCCTGGCAATGAAGCGAGCGTTTCAGCGGTATTGAATTTTTTAATCAAAAAAGAAGCTAAAGTGGCTTATCAAGAATTTGACAATATCCATGTGAGCGGGCATGCCGCCCAAGAAGAGCAAAAGCTCATGTTAAGACTCATTAAACCCAAGTTTTTCTTACCCGTGCATGGGGAATACAACCATGTCGCGCGCCACAAGCAAACCGCTATTTCTTGCGGGGTGCCTGAAAAAAATATCTATTTAATGGAAGATGGCGATCAAGTGGAAGTTGGCCCTGCGTTCATCAAAAAAGTGGGCACCATTAAAAGCGGTAAAAGCTATGTGGATAACCAAAGCAATTTGAGTATTGATACAAGCATCGTGCAACAAAGAGAAGAAGTCGCTAGTGCTGGGGTGTTTGCCGCTACGATTTTTGTGAATAAAAACAAACAAGCGCTTTTAGAAAGCTCTCAATTTTCCAGTTTAGGGCTTGTGGGTTTTAAAGATGAAAAGCATTTGACTAAAGAAATTCAAGGGGGCTTAGAGGGGTTATTAAAATCCAGCAACGCCGAGATTTTGAATAACCCTAAAAAATTAGAAGATCACACCCGTAATTTCATCAGAAAAGCGCTCTTTAAAAAGTTTAGAAAATACCCGGCTATCATTTGTCATGTCCATGCCACTTGA
- a CDS encoding KpsF/GutQ family sugar-phosphate isomerase codes for MSMPLDYNAIAVQVLRDEASALLESVKQFQKPNDLEAVVKLILKSQEKGGKLVIVGVGKSALVAQKIAASMLSTGNKSAFLHPTEAMHGDLGMVEKNDVVLMISYGGESLELLNLVSHLKRLSHKIITFTKSPNSSLSKLGDYYLSLKIKKEACPINTAPTTSTTLTLALGDVLMACLMRAKNFSQEDFASFHPGGLLGKKLFVKVKDLLQTTNLPLIAPNTSFKDALIEMSEKRLGSAILVNETNELVGILSDGDVRRALLKGVSLKSEVRHFATLKPKSFKNLDALLLEALEFLERHKIQILVCVDDHNKVLGVLHLHQLLELGLKA; via the coding sequence ATGTCCATGCCACTTGATTACAACGCTATTGCCGTGCAAGTCTTAAGAGATGAAGCGAGCGCGCTTTTAGAAAGCGTTAAGCAATTCCAAAAACCTAACGATTTAGAAGCGGTTGTCAAGCTCATTTTAAAAAGCCAAGAAAAAGGGGGTAAGCTTGTGATAGTGGGCGTGGGCAAGAGTGCTTTAGTGGCGCAAAAAATCGCTGCTTCTATGCTAAGCACCGGTAACAAAAGTGCGTTTTTACACCCTACAGAAGCCATGCATGGGGATTTGGGCATGGTGGAAAAAAACGATGTGGTTTTAATGATTAGCTATGGGGGCGAGTCTTTAGAATTGTTGAATCTGGTGAGCCATTTAAAACGCTTGAGCCATAAAATCATCACTTTCACTAAAAGCCCTAATAGTTCGCTCTCTAAACTCGGCGATTATTATTTGAGCTTGAAAATTAAAAAAGAAGCTTGCCCGATTAACACCGCTCCAACGACTTCTACCACCCTAACTCTAGCGTTAGGCGATGTTTTAATGGCATGCTTGATGCGAGCGAAAAACTTCAGCCAAGAAGATTTTGCCTCCTTTCATCCAGGCGGGCTTTTAGGCAAAAAACTTTTTGTCAAGGTTAAAGACTTACTGCAAACCACGAATCTCCCCCTAATCGCTCCTAATACAAGTTTTAAAGACGCGCTCATAGAAATGAGTGAAAAACGCTTGGGTAGCGCGATTTTAGTCAATGAGACTAACGAGCTTGTGGGGATTTTGAGCGATGGCGATGTCCGTAGGGCGTTATTAAAAGGGGTGAGTTTAAAGAGCGAAGTGAGGCATTTTGCCACTTTAAAACCTAAAAGCTTTAAGAATTTAGACGCTCTTCTTTTAGAAGCGTTAGAATTTTTAGAGCGCCATAAGATCCAGATTTTAGTGTGCGTAGATGATCATAATAAGGTTTTAGGGGTCTTGCACTTGCACCAACTTTTAGAATTAGGGCTTAAAGCATGA
- the rlmN gene encoding 23S rRNA (adenine(2503)-C(2))-methyltransferase RlmN gives MKASIYDFTLKELSQLLKPSFRAKQLYLWLYAKYKTSFKEMQNNFSKDFIAYLEREFTLRTIEITHVRESVDGSKKYLFKSLRDNHTFEAVLLKMKDKKIDEETNAILEGEKYTVCVSCQIGCQVGCSFCFTQKGGFVRNLKASEIIQQALLIKEDNNLPLEKALNIVFMGMGEPLNNLDEVCKAIEIFHTGMQISPKRITISTSGVADKIPVLAGKNLGVQLAISLHAVDDKTRSSLMPLNKKYNIECVLNEVRKWPLEQRKRVMFEYLLIKNLNDSLDCAKKLLKLLNGIKSKVNLILFNPHEGSKFERPSLESARMFADFLNSKGLLCTIRESKALDIEAACGQLREKKLSQQI, from the coding sequence ATGAAAGCGAGCATTTATGATTTCACTCTAAAGGAATTGAGCCAGCTTTTAAAACCAAGCTTTAGGGCTAAACAGCTTTATTTGTGGCTCTATGCGAAGTATAAAACAAGCTTTAAAGAGATGCAAAATAATTTTTCAAAAGATTTTATCGCTTATTTGGAGCGAGAATTTACTTTGCGCACGATAGAAATCACGCATGTGAGGGAGAGCGTTGATGGCTCTAAAAAATACCTTTTTAAATCTTTAAGAGACAACCATACTTTTGAAGCGGTGTTGTTGAAAATGAAGGATAAAAAGATTGACGAAGAGACGAACGCTATTTTAGAGGGAGAAAAATACACCGTATGCGTGTCTTGTCAAATAGGCTGTCAAGTGGGTTGCTCGTTTTGTTTCACTCAAAAAGGCGGTTTTGTAAGGAATTTAAAAGCGAGCGAAATTATCCAGCAAGCCCTACTCATTAAAGAAGACAATAACCTCCCCCTTGAAAAAGCGCTCAACATTGTTTTTATGGGAATGGGCGAGCCTTTGAACAATTTAGATGAGGTGTGTAAAGCGATTGAGATTTTTCATACTGGCATGCAAATTTCACCTAAAAGAATCACCATTTCCACTAGCGGCGTAGCCGATAAAATCCCTGTTTTAGCGGGCAAAAACTTAGGCGTGCAATTAGCCATATCCTTACACGCCGTAGATGACAAAACGCGCTCGTCTTTAATGCCCTTGAATAAAAAATACAATATTGAATGCGTTTTGAATGAAGTGAGGAAATGGCCTTTAGAGCAGCGCAAAAGAGTGATGTTTGAATACCTTTTGATCAAAAATTTAAACGATAGCCTAGACTGCGCTAAAAAACTTTTAAAACTTTTAAACGGCATTAAATCCAAAGTGAATTTGATTTTATTCAACCCGCATGAAGGCTCTAAATTTGAGCGCCCCAGCTTAGAGAGCGCTAGAATGTTTGCGGATTTTTTAAACTCTAAAGGCTTATTATGCACCATTAGAGAGTCTAAAGCTTTGGATATTGAAGCGGCTTGCGGGCAATTGAGGGAGAAAAAACTCTCTCAACAAATTTAA
- a CDS encoding RNA-binding S4 domain-containing protein yields the protein MRIDKFLQSVGLVKRRVLATDMCNVGAVWLNGSCAKASKEVKIGDVISLHYLKGIEEYTILQIPTLKNVPRKDTHLYIAPKTKES from the coding sequence ATGCGAATAGACAAATTTTTACAATCAGTGGGTTTAGTGAAGCGGCGCGTTTTAGCGACAGATATGTGCAATGTAGGGGCGGTGTGGCTTAATGGGAGTTGTGCTAAGGCCAGTAAAGAAGTGAAAATAGGCGATGTGATTAGCTTGCACTATTTAAAAGGGATAGAAGAATACACGATCTTACAAATCCCCACTTTAAAAAATGTGCCGCGAAAAGACACGCACCTTTATATCGCTCCTAAAACAAAAGAATCATAA